One Streptomyces sp. NBC_00554 DNA segment encodes these proteins:
- a CDS encoding helix-turn-helix domain-containing protein yields MSEGVDEGVDEAGWGIEPGDEMAPMIEVVGGVIKFHREAAGMSAADFGEAMGYGEDMIRKIERGARIPRLEFLYQADEVLNAGGAVVALRVHTEKARYPKKVRELAQLEARAVELLLYSNHNIHGLLQTPEYTKALFETRQPALSADVVARETDARMARKAIFEREPAPNLAFVQEQVTLERPIGGKMVLHRQLEHLLEVAQLRNVMLQVMPTDREDHAGMDGLIEVLKFQDGTAVGRSEGAFNGRPVSTPRDLRVLELRYGMIRAQALTPRESLAFIEHVLGEL; encoded by the coding sequence ATGAGCGAGGGCGTGGACGAGGGCGTGGACGAGGCGGGCTGGGGCATCGAGCCCGGGGACGAGATGGCGCCGATGATCGAGGTCGTCGGCGGGGTGATCAAGTTCCACAGGGAGGCCGCGGGGATGAGCGCGGCCGACTTCGGGGAGGCGATGGGGTACGGGGAGGACATGATCCGCAAGATCGAGCGTGGGGCGCGGATTCCACGGCTGGAGTTCCTGTACCAGGCGGACGAGGTGCTCAACGCGGGCGGGGCGGTTGTCGCGCTGCGGGTGCACACGGAGAAGGCCCGGTATCCGAAGAAGGTGCGGGAGTTGGCTCAACTGGAGGCGCGGGCGGTTGAGTTGCTGCTGTACAGCAACCACAACATCCATGGGCTGTTGCAGACGCCGGAGTACACGAAGGCGCTGTTCGAGACACGGCAGCCCGCGCTCTCGGCCGACGTGGTGGCGCGGGAGACCGATGCCCGTATGGCCCGGAAGGCGATCTTCGAGCGGGAGCCCGCCCCCAATCTCGCCTTCGTCCAGGAACAGGTGACGCTGGAACGCCCCATCGGAGGGAAGATGGTGTTGCATCGGCAGCTCGAACACCTGCTGGAGGTGGCGCAGTTGCGGAACGTCATGCTTCAGGTCATGCCGACCGATCGGGAGGACCACGCCGGAATGGACGGTCTGATCGAGGTGCTGAAGTTCCAGGACGGTACGGCGGTCGGGCGTTCCGAAGGAGCTTTCAATGGCCGACCGGTCTCAACTCCCAGGGATCTTCGGGTCCTTGAGCTGCGGTATGGCATGATCCGGGCGCAGGCTCTCACGCCACGGGAGTCGCTGGCCTTCATCGAGCACGTGCTGGGAGAACTATGA
- a CDS encoding DUF397 domain-containing protein, which translates to MSTRELQWFKSSYSSSSEPGDCVEIAVALATIHVRDSKNTQGPCLTVEPTTWTDFVAYASGM; encoded by the coding sequence ATGAGCACCCGTGAACTCCAGTGGTTCAAGAGCAGCTACAGCAGCAGCAGCGAACCCGGCGACTGCGTCGAGATAGCCGTGGCCCTCGCCACCATCCACGTCCGTGACTCCAAGAACACCCAAGGCCCCTGCCTCACCGTGGAACCCACCACGTGGACGGACTTCGTGGCGTACGCATCGGGGATGTAG